Proteins encoded within one genomic window of Actinoplanes octamycinicus:
- a CDS encoding ATP-dependent helicase produces the protein MSTPAPQSPVRRPAYRLVRRPRPATPEVRPDPVQARVVAHTTGPLLVVGGPGTGKTTALVEAVAARIAEGVDPERILVLTFGRRGAAALRDRIEARVADVPGRIVHEPLVRTFHAFAFGLLRRAAAEHGEPAPRLLTGPEQDLIIRELLAVVEDPEAADTIGWPESLRPALPTRAFAQQLRDLMQRAAERGVGAIELARYAARLGRDDWAAAARFLEEYVAVLSLRDATTRGSVAYDPAELVRAASGLLADEPDLLAAERRRLAYVFVDELAETDPAQIDLLAQVAGGGKPLVAFADPDSSIFGFRGADPEVVAAFPARFRTPTGAPAETITLHTNHRSAPALLTATSGVARRMRGRFAHRPMVPPPPPAPPPAPADPSAPEITGDEISPTGPVAEAVVRTFRSPAAETAFIAHALREAHLLYGVPWSRMAVLMRSATLQQPSVQRALAASGVPTVIHAEDLPLHLQPAVAPFLLLLRCALDPELLDEEAAVALLHSPLGGADPLAERRLRQGLRALAVAAGDRRPSGELLVDAVRDPAGLDLVERRWARPAQTIARLLTVARTAAAEPGASAEEVLWTVWRASGLADRWYAMSTGNIRITDPAQAARARQWRAEAADRDLDAMVVLFDAAARFVDRLPGAGVRVFLDHVLGQDLPADTIAPSADRGEAVRLLTAHAAKGLEWDVVVLAGVQEGIWPDLRLRGSLLGSERLVDAVAGRPASGSEAIVAETSALLDEERRLFYVATTRARRRLVVTAVASAGTGGAAIEEQPSRFLTELAAPGPQPPPPDDDPGAEAPLPPEPTDPDDPGPTGDTPPPEPTDPDDPGPTGDTPLPEPTDPDDPGPTGDTPPPEPTGDTPPPDDPGAADLPPRPEPADAASRSGEPALTGPEHERRDEPGEANEPDDLDDPELTVGRAPRALTLAALVAELRTVVVSAAETPARRRAAAAELARLASAGVPGAHPDEWWGLRPLSDDRPLVDDGEPVKVTPSAMESALRCSLRWLLERHGGAAPSGPAQGIGNLVHAAAMLAEDAHADREKLVEYVSARFDSIELAARWMAGPEQERAQAMVDKLLRWLAANPRRLLAIEHEFTVRLEDEHRPIQLTGRVDRLEIDEAGRLVVIDLKTGKSTALSAEVAENPQLAGYQAAVDAGAFGDFGVDSGGAALVQLGPGKEAREQMQVPITEATDPQWAYQMVRRTADTMAAATFSAVANSRCRVCPVRTSCPVSGKGRQVVEPPKDQR, from the coding sequence GTGAGCACGCCGGCCCCCCAGTCCCCGGTGCGCCGGCCGGCCTATCGCCTGGTCCGGCGCCCGCGCCCGGCCACGCCCGAGGTCCGCCCCGACCCGGTGCAGGCCCGGGTGGTGGCGCACACCACCGGCCCGCTGCTGGTGGTCGGCGGCCCCGGCACCGGCAAGACCACGGCGCTGGTCGAGGCGGTCGCCGCCCGGATCGCCGAGGGCGTCGACCCGGAGCGGATCCTGGTCCTCACCTTCGGCCGCCGGGGTGCCGCCGCGCTCCGCGACCGGATCGAGGCCCGGGTCGCCGACGTGCCCGGGCGGATCGTCCACGAGCCGCTGGTGCGGACCTTCCACGCGTTCGCGTTCGGGCTGCTCCGCCGGGCCGCCGCGGAGCACGGCGAGCCGGCCCCGCGGCTGCTCACCGGCCCTGAGCAGGACCTGATCATCCGTGAGCTGCTCGCCGTGGTGGAGGACCCGGAGGCCGCCGACACCATCGGCTGGCCCGAGTCGCTGCGCCCGGCGCTGCCCACCCGCGCCTTCGCCCAGCAGCTGCGTGACCTGATGCAGCGGGCCGCCGAGCGCGGGGTGGGCGCCATCGAGCTGGCGCGTTACGCGGCCCGGCTGGGCCGTGACGACTGGGCCGCCGCCGCCCGCTTCCTGGAGGAGTATGTCGCGGTTCTCTCCCTCCGCGACGCCACCACCCGTGGCTCGGTGGCCTATGACCCGGCCGAGCTGGTCCGGGCCGCCTCCGGCCTGCTCGCCGACGAGCCGGACCTGCTGGCCGCCGAGCGCCGCCGGTTGGCCTATGTGTTCGTCGACGAGCTCGCCGAGACCGACCCGGCCCAGATCGACCTGCTCGCCCAGGTCGCCGGCGGTGGCAAGCCACTGGTCGCCTTCGCCGACCCGGACTCGTCGATCTTCGGCTTCCGGGGCGCCGACCCGGAGGTGGTGGCCGCCTTCCCGGCCCGTTTCCGCACCCCGACCGGCGCCCCCGCCGAGACGATCACCCTGCACACCAACCACCGGTCGGCTCCGGCCCTGCTCACCGCCACGTCCGGGGTGGCCCGCCGGATGCGCGGCCGGTTCGCCCACCGCCCGATGGTCCCGCCGCCCCCACCGGCCCCGCCTCCGGCCCCGGCCGACCCCTCGGCGCCGGAGATCACCGGGGACGAGATCTCGCCGACCGGCCCGGTCGCCGAGGCCGTGGTGCGCACCTTCCGGTCGCCGGCCGCCGAGACCGCCTTCATCGCGCATGCCCTGCGCGAGGCGCACCTGCTCTACGGCGTGCCCTGGTCCCGGATGGCGGTGCTGATGCGGTCCGCCACCCTCCAGCAGCCCTCGGTCCAGCGGGCGCTGGCCGCCTCCGGCGTGCCGACCGTGATCCACGCCGAGGACCTGCCGCTGCACCTGCAGCCCGCGGTGGCGCCCTTCCTCCTGCTGCTGCGCTGCGCGCTGGACCCGGAGCTGCTCGACGAGGAGGCCGCCGTCGCGCTGCTGCACTCGCCGCTCGGCGGGGCCGACCCGCTGGCCGAGCGCCGGCTGCGCCAGGGCCTGCGCGCCCTCGCGGTGGCCGCCGGCGACCGGCGGCCGTCCGGCGAGCTGCTGGTCGACGCGGTCCGCGACCCGGCCGGCCTGGACCTGGTGGAGCGCCGCTGGGCCCGCCCGGCGCAGACCATCGCCCGCCTGCTCACCGTGGCCCGCACCGCCGCCGCCGAGCCCGGCGCCTCCGCCGAGGAGGTGCTCTGGACCGTCTGGCGGGCCAGCGGCCTGGCCGACCGGTGGTATGCGATGAGCACCGGAAACATCCGGATCACCGACCCCGCCCAGGCGGCCCGGGCCCGGCAGTGGCGCGCCGAGGCCGCCGACCGTGACCTGGACGCCATGGTGGTGCTCTTCGACGCGGCCGCCCGGTTCGTCGACCGGCTGCCCGGGGCCGGCGTCCGGGTCTTCCTCGACCACGTGCTCGGCCAGGACCTGCCGGCCGACACGATCGCCCCGAGCGCCGACCGCGGCGAGGCGGTCCGCCTGCTCACCGCGCACGCGGCGAAAGGCCTGGAGTGGGATGTCGTGGTGCTGGCCGGCGTGCAGGAGGGCATCTGGCCCGACCTGCGCCTGCGCGGCAGTCTGCTCGGCTCGGAGCGCCTGGTCGACGCGGTGGCCGGCCGTCCGGCGTCCGGTTCGGAGGCGATCGTCGCCGAGACGTCCGCGCTGCTCGACGAGGAGCGCCGCCTCTTCTACGTGGCCACCACCCGGGCCCGCCGCCGGCTGGTGGTCACCGCGGTGGCCTCGGCCGGCACCGGCGGCGCGGCGATCGAGGAGCAGCCCAGCCGCTTCCTGACCGAGCTGGCCGCCCCGGGCCCGCAGCCCCCGCCGCCGGACGACGACCCCGGCGCCGAGGCCCCGCTGCCACCGGAGCCCACCGACCCGGACGATCCGGGCCCGACCGGCGACACGCCGCCGCCGGAGCCGACCGATCCGGACGATCCGGGCCCGACCGGCGACACGCCACTGCCGGAGCCGACCGATCCGGACGATCCGGGCCCGACCGGCGACACGCCGCCGCCGGAGCCCACCGGCGACACGCCGCCGCCGGACGACCCCGGCGCCGCGGACCTCCCACCGCGCCCGGAGCCGGCCGATGCCGCGAGCCGGTCCGGGGAGCCGGCGCTGACCGGCCCGGAGCACGAGCGCCGGGACGAACCGGGAGAAGCTAATGAACCGGACGACCTGGACGACCCGGAGCTGACCGTCGGCCGAGCGCCCCGGGCATTGACCCTGGCCGCCCTGGTCGCCGAGCTGCGTACCGTCGTCGTGTCCGCCGCGGAGACGCCCGCCCGCCGCCGCGCCGCGGCCGCTGAGCTCGCCCGCCTGGCGTCCGCCGGCGTGCCCGGCGCGCATCCGGACGAGTGGTGGGGGCTGCGGCCGCTCTCCGACGACCGGCCGCTGGTCGACGACGGCGAGCCGGTCAAGGTCACCCCGTCGGCGATGGAGAGCGCCCTCCGCTGCAGCCTGCGCTGGCTGCTGGAGCGACACGGCGGCGCGGCCCCGTCCGGTCCGGCGCAGGGCATCGGCAACCTGGTGCACGCCGCCGCGATGCTCGCCGAGGACGCCCACGCCGACCGGGAGAAGCTGGTGGAGTACGTCTCCGCCCGGTTCGACTCGATCGAGCTGGCCGCCCGCTGGATGGCCGGCCCGGAGCAGGAGCGTGCCCAAGCCATGGTGGACAAGCTGCTGCGCTGGCTGGCGGCGAACCCGCGGCGGCTGCTGGCGATCGAGCACGAGTTCACCGTCCGGCTGGAGGACGAGCACCGCCCGATCCAGCTCACCGGCCGGGTCGACCGGCTGGAGATCGACGAGGCCGGCCGGCTCGTGGTGATCGACCTGAAGACCGGCAAGTCCACCGCGCTCTCCGCCGAGGTCGCGGAGAACCCGCAGCTCGCCGGCTATCAGGCGGCGGTCGACGCGGGCGCGTTCGGCGATTTCGGCGTGGACAGCGGCGGCGCCGCCCTGGTCCAGCTCGGCCCGGGCAAGGAGGCCCGGGAGCAGATGCAGGTGCCGATCACCGAGGCCACCGACCCGCAGTGGGCCTATCAGATGGTCCGCCGCACCGCCGACACGATGGCCGCCGCCACCTTCTCCGCGGTGGCGAACAGCCGCTGCCGGGTCTGCCCGGTGCGCACCAGCTGCCCGGTCTCCGGCAAGGGGCGCCAGGTCGTGGAACCACCGAAGGATCAGCGATGA
- a CDS encoding LOG family protein, which yields MAAICVFCGSSDTLEQRWLDLAAATGRALGERGHTLVSGGGRVGMMGTVAEGARAGRAHTLGIIPQCLVDWEVADTASDELIVTTDMAARKNVMIERSDAFLTLPGGLGTLDELFEVWTTATLGVHRKPIVLLDPDGFYDGLMTWLTGLVGTKFVRAGAMETVLVARTVAEALDVIEAALPAPEG from the coding sequence ATGGCGGCGATCTGCGTCTTCTGCGGCTCGTCGGACACCCTGGAGCAGCGCTGGCTGGACCTGGCCGCGGCGACCGGGCGGGCGCTCGGCGAGCGGGGTCACACCCTGGTCTCCGGCGGCGGCCGGGTCGGCATGATGGGCACGGTCGCCGAGGGCGCCCGGGCCGGCCGCGCGCACACCCTCGGGATCATCCCGCAGTGCCTGGTCGACTGGGAGGTGGCCGACACCGCCTCGGACGAGCTGATCGTCACCACCGACATGGCCGCCCGGAAGAACGTGATGATCGAGCGGTCGGACGCGTTCCTCACCCTGCCCGGCGGCCTCGGCACCCTGGACGAGCTGTTCGAGGTGTGGACCACGGCGACGCTCGGCGTGCACCGCAAGCCGATCGTGCTGCTCGACCCAGACGGCTTCTACGACGGCCTGATGACCTGGCTGACCGGCCTGGTCGGCACCAAGTTCGTCCGGGCCGGGGCGATGGAGACGGTGCTGGTGGCCCGGACCGTCGCCGAGGCGCTGGACGTGATCGAAGCCGCACTGCCGGCCCCGGAGGGGTGA
- a CDS encoding LOG family protein: MTESTNGRPPATPQRHRGAVTLRREAVPPSTADEKLLDSHHRGEWKTKDAWRALRILSEFVEGFDTLADLPPAVSVFGSARSAPDSPECELATGLGAALAEAGYAVITGGGPGVMEAANRGATEAGGMSVGLGIELPFEQGLNDWVDIGIDFRYFFVRKTMFVKYAQAFVVLPGGFGTLDELFEAITLVQTRKVTRFPVILMGVDYWSGLLDWIKRRMLDEGKISEADLDLIQVTDDVAEAVRIIVEAEAAQVSS, encoded by the coding sequence ATGACGGAGAGCACCAACGGGCGACCACCGGCCACGCCACAGCGTCATCGAGGTGCGGTCACGCTGCGTCGGGAGGCCGTGCCGCCCAGTACCGCTGACGAGAAACTTCTCGATTCCCACCATCGCGGTGAGTGGAAGACCAAGGACGCCTGGCGCGCGCTGCGGATACTCTCCGAGTTCGTCGAGGGCTTCGACACCCTGGCCGACCTGCCACCGGCGGTCAGCGTCTTCGGCTCGGCCCGCAGCGCACCGGACAGCCCGGAGTGCGAGCTGGCCACCGGCCTGGGCGCCGCGCTCGCCGAGGCGGGCTACGCGGTGATCACCGGGGGCGGCCCGGGCGTGATGGAGGCGGCGAACCGGGGGGCCACCGAGGCCGGCGGGATGTCCGTCGGGCTGGGCATCGAGCTCCCGTTCGAGCAGGGTCTCAACGACTGGGTCGACATCGGCATCGACTTCCGTTACTTCTTCGTCCGCAAGACCATGTTCGTCAAGTACGCGCAGGCGTTCGTGGTGCTGCCCGGCGGCTTCGGCACGCTGGACGAGCTGTTCGAGGCGATCACCCTGGTCCAGACCCGGAAGGTGACCCGGTTCCCGGTGATCCTGATGGGCGTCGACTACTGGAGCGGCCTGCTCGACTGGATCAAGCGGCGGATGCTCGACGAGGGCAAGATCAGCGAGGCGGACCTGGACCTGATCCAGGTCACCGACGACGTCGCCGAGGCGGTCCGGATCATCGTGGAGGCCGAGGCGGCGCAGGTGTCCTCCTGA
- the dapE gene encoding succinyl-diaminopimelate desuccinylase — protein MANPLTPDVLVDPVELTRALVDIESVSRDEKVIADCVEDVLRRAGHLTVERVGHTVMARTELGRGQRVVLAGHLDTVPINDNWPSTVVDDLIYGCGTSDMKSGVAVALHLAATLPDPAYDVTYLFYEAEEIESEYNGLNLVAAAHPEWLRADFAVLLEPTYGVVEAGCQGTMRALVRTHGRRAHTARAWRGVNAIHAAGEVLRRLEDYHPRTVTIDGCTYREGLNAVRISGGVAGNVVPDECAVEVNLRFAPDRSESQALAHLHEVFDGFELEITDSAPGALPGLAAPAAREFLTAVGVAPAAKLGWTDVARFAQLGIPALNYGPGDPALAHAPDEHVEIGQIRDGAATLHRWLAG, from the coding sequence ATGGCCAACCCGCTTACCCCGGACGTGTTGGTCGACCCGGTCGAGCTGACTCGCGCCCTGGTCGACATCGAGTCCGTGTCCCGCGACGAGAAGGTGATCGCCGACTGCGTGGAGGACGTCCTCCGCCGGGCCGGCCACCTGACCGTCGAGCGCGTGGGTCACACCGTGATGGCCCGCACCGAGCTGGGCCGCGGCCAGCGGGTCGTGCTGGCCGGCCACCTGGACACCGTGCCGATCAACGACAACTGGCCGTCCACTGTCGTCGACGACCTGATCTACGGCTGCGGGACCTCGGACATGAAGTCCGGCGTCGCGGTCGCCCTGCACCTGGCCGCCACCCTGCCCGACCCGGCGTACGACGTGACCTACCTGTTCTACGAGGCCGAGGAGATCGAGTCCGAGTACAACGGGCTGAACCTGGTCGCCGCCGCGCACCCGGAGTGGCTGCGGGCCGACTTCGCGGTGCTGCTGGAACCGACGTACGGGGTGGTCGAGGCCGGTTGCCAGGGGACCATGCGGGCGCTGGTGCGCACGCACGGCCGCCGGGCGCACACGGCCCGGGCCTGGCGCGGGGTGAACGCGATCCACGCCGCCGGCGAGGTGCTGCGCCGGCTCGAGGACTACCACCCGCGGACGGTGACGATCGACGGGTGTACGTACCGGGAGGGGTTGAACGCGGTCCGGATCTCCGGCGGCGTGGCCGGCAACGTGGTCCCGGACGAGTGCGCGGTCGAGGTCAACCTGCGGTTCGCCCCGGACCGTTCGGAGAGCCAGGCGCTGGCCCACCTGCACGAGGTGTTCGACGGCTTCGAGCTGGAGATCACCGACTCGGCGCCGGGCGCGCTGCCGGGACTGGCCGCCCCGGCGGCCCGCGAGTTCCTCACCGCGGTCGGCGTGGCCCCGGCCGCCAAGCTGGGCTGGACCGACGTGGCCCGGTTCGCGCAGCTGGGCATCCCGGCGCTCAATTACGGGCCGGGCGACCCGGCACTCGCGCACGCGCCGGACGAGCACGTGGAGATCGGCCAGATCCGGGACGGCGCCGCGACGCTGCACCGCTGGCTGGCCGGTTAG
- the dapD gene encoding 2,3,4,5-tetrahydropyridine-2,6-dicarboxylate N-succinyltransferase, whose product MDTAISTSPAWGIGLATVTAEGQVLDTWFPAGFLGLGDEPAEPPVLPAGLTGPKLLPGLSTVEVRTSIKSLAEPIADTAEAYLRLHLLSHRLVRPNELNLDGIFGLLANVAWTSAGPCPPDRVDELRFLERTAGRHLAVYGIDKFPRMTDYVAPSGVRIADADRVRLGAHLAPGTTIMQEGFVNFNAGTLGTSMVEGRIVQGVVVGDGSDIGGGSSIMGTLSGGGKEKVRIGERSLLGANAGVGISLGDDCVVEAGTYITASSKVALPDGRVVKAIELSGVNNLLFWRNSVTGALEARPRKGTGIELNSALHAN is encoded by the coding sequence GTGGATACCGCGATCTCGACCTCGCCCGCCTGGGGCATCGGCCTCGCCACCGTCACCGCCGAGGGACAGGTGCTGGACACCTGGTTCCCGGCCGGATTCCTGGGCCTGGGCGACGAGCCGGCCGAGCCGCCGGTGCTGCCGGCCGGCCTGACCGGCCCGAAACTGCTGCCCGGACTCTCGACCGTCGAGGTCCGCACCTCGATCAAGTCGCTGGCCGAGCCGATCGCCGACACCGCCGAGGCGTACCTGCGGCTGCACCTGCTCTCGCACCGCCTGGTCCGGCCGAACGAGCTGAACCTGGACGGCATCTTCGGCCTGCTGGCGAACGTGGCCTGGACCTCGGCCGGCCCGTGCCCGCCGGACCGGGTCGACGAGCTGCGCTTCCTGGAGCGCACCGCCGGCCGGCACCTGGCCGTCTACGGCATCGACAAGTTCCCGCGGATGACCGATTACGTCGCACCGAGCGGGGTCCGGATCGCCGACGCGGACCGGGTCCGGCTGGGCGCCCACCTGGCCCCGGGGACCACGATCATGCAGGAGGGATTCGTCAACTTCAACGCCGGCACGCTGGGCACCTCGATGGTCGAGGGGCGGATCGTGCAGGGCGTGGTGGTCGGCGACGGCTCGGACATCGGCGGCGGCTCGTCGATCATGGGCACCCTCTCCGGCGGCGGCAAGGAGAAGGTGCGGATCGGCGAGCGCAGCCTGCTCGGCGCGAACGCGGGTGTCGGCATCTCGCTGGGCGACGACTGCGTGGTCGAGGCGGGCACCTACATCACCGCGTCGTCGAAGGTGGCGCTGCCCGACGGCCGTGTGGTGAAGGCCATCGAGCTGTCCGGTGTGAACAATCTCCTGTTCTGGCGGAACTCGGTCACCGGCGCCCTGGAGGCCCGTCCGCGCAAGGGCACCGGCATCGAGCTGAACTCGGCGCTGCACGCGAACTGA
- a CDS encoding LysR family transcriptional regulator ArgP, with protein MDQVQLETFQAVVEQGSFEAAARALHVTPSAVSQRIKALERAVGQVLVRRAKPCTATVAGEALIRFAGQVALLEREALAQARGGTRVSIVVNADSLNTWFLPVLTRVPGATFEIHTDDQDYTADLLRSGTAMAAVTAENVAVQGCRVERLGAMRYLGIIAPGVDFASAPMVVYNRKDRLQHRFLEVVGASAAGRPIHYVPAAAAFNEAIRLGLGWGTVPEQNAGPLLESGEYVEMFPGEYLDIPLYWQYWRIESTLLNELTAAVRTAAAQALR; from the coding sequence GTGGACCAGGTGCAGCTCGAGACCTTCCAGGCAGTCGTGGAGCAGGGCAGTTTCGAGGCGGCCGCGCGGGCGCTGCACGTCACCCCATCGGCGGTCAGCCAGCGGATCAAGGCACTCGAACGAGCGGTCGGCCAGGTGCTGGTGCGCCGGGCGAAACCGTGCACGGCGACCGTGGCGGGCGAGGCGCTGATCCGGTTCGCCGGGCAGGTGGCGCTGCTCGAGCGGGAGGCGCTCGCCCAGGCCCGGGGCGGCACCCGGGTCTCGATCGTGGTCAACGCGGACTCGCTGAACACCTGGTTCCTGCCGGTGCTGACCCGGGTGCCGGGCGCCACCTTCGAGATCCACACCGACGATCAGGACTACACCGCCGACCTGTTGCGGTCGGGGACCGCGATGGCGGCGGTGACCGCGGAGAACGTCGCGGTCCAGGGCTGCCGGGTGGAGCGGCTGGGGGCGATGCGTTACCTCGGGATCATCGCGCCCGGGGTGGACTTCGCGTCGGCGCCGATGGTCGTCTACAACCGCAAGGACCGGTTGCAGCACCGGTTCCTGGAGGTGGTCGGGGCCTCCGCGGCCGGTCGGCCGATCCATTACGTGCCGGCCGCCGCCGCCTTCAACGAGGCGATCCGGCTGGGCCTGGGCTGGGGAACGGTCCCGGAGCAGAATGCCGGGCCGCTGCTGGAGTCCGGGGAGTACGTCGAGATGTTCCCGGGTGAATACCTGGACATCCCGCTCTACTGGCAGTACTGGCGGATCGAGTCCACCCTGCTCAACGAGCTGACGGCCGCCGTGCGCACGGCGGCCGCCCAGGCCCTGCGCTGA
- a CDS encoding LysE/ArgO family amino acid transporter — protein sequence MLTSAVAGFIASAVLIIAIGAQNAFVLRQGLRREHVIPVVLTCALSDLALISAGIAGLGAIIAAQPGLVTAIRWVGAAFLTGYAVLAARRAIRPTGSLDPAGKAPATLRATLLTTLALTYLNPHVYLDTVLLLGSVAQQHPHRWLFGLGAAAASLSWFAVLGLGAHRLGPLLARPGAWRILDGLIAVVMAVVAATLLLGG from the coding sequence GTGCTCACCTCCGCCGTCGCCGGCTTCATCGCCTCCGCCGTGTTGATCATCGCCATCGGGGCGCAGAACGCGTTCGTCCTCCGCCAGGGGCTGCGCCGCGAACACGTCATCCCGGTCGTGCTCACCTGCGCGCTCTCCGACCTGGCGCTGATCTCGGCGGGCATCGCCGGCCTCGGCGCGATCATCGCGGCGCAGCCCGGCCTGGTCACCGCGATCCGCTGGGTCGGGGCCGCCTTCCTGACCGGGTACGCGGTGCTCGCCGCCCGCCGCGCGATCCGCCCCACCGGCAGCCTGGACCCGGCCGGCAAGGCTCCCGCCACGCTGCGCGCCACCCTGCTCACCACGCTCGCGCTGACCTACCTCAACCCGCACGTCTACCTGGACACCGTGCTGCTGCTCGGCTCGGTCGCCCAGCAGCACCCGCACCGCTGGCTGTTCGGCCTGGGCGCGGCGGCGGCCAGCCTGTCCTGGTTCGCCGTGCTCGGCCTGGGTGCGCACCGGCTCGGCCCGCTGCTGGCCCGGCCCGGGGCGTGGCGGATCCTGGACGGTCTGATCGCCGTGGTGATGGCTGTGGTGGCCGCAACACTCCTGCTGGGTGGCTGA
- a CDS encoding DNA polymerase III subunit beta family protein, protein MRTIGEAARASGLTVSALRFYDGAGVLVPAVVDPVTGYRRYSAEQVQAARLIAGLRRVGMPVAEIAQVVRDLERPEAVRKRLDDHLARLEAGLADARRELLRLHTLLDLEESPMTRVTLSAADLRAALDAVRFATTDPVPGLPFPGGVLFETGDGTLTLVTTDRYRLAVATAPATVEGPAARHYLPVAFADELRQFTSGSLTLEIDPSCVRAEGTGPELRTEPLEVEFPDYRRLIAPDGTAARRLTVDPDRLRALVTGAPEVRREHEGADYPVTILAVAPGGELRLADEGEWTAGGDAHVAVNREFLLQAVDAGGPGQLLLDLDGPVQPLTIRSAADDSRFSLLMPVRA, encoded by the coding sequence ATGCGGACCATCGGCGAGGCGGCCCGGGCCAGCGGCCTGACGGTCAGCGCGCTGCGCTTTTACGACGGCGCCGGCGTGCTGGTCCCGGCCGTGGTCGACCCGGTCACCGGCTACCGGCGCTATTCCGCCGAGCAGGTCCAGGCCGCCCGGTTGATCGCCGGGCTGCGGCGGGTCGGCATGCCGGTCGCCGAGATCGCGCAGGTCGTGCGCGACCTCGAGCGGCCCGAGGCCGTCCGCAAGCGGCTCGACGATCATCTGGCCCGGTTGGAGGCCGGGCTCGCCGATGCCCGCCGTGAGCTCCTCCGCCTGCACACCCTGCTCGATCTGGAGGAGAGCCCGATGACCCGAGTCACCCTGTCCGCCGCCGACCTGAGGGCCGCGCTCGACGCGGTCCGGTTCGCCACCACCGATCCGGTCCCCGGCCTGCCGTTCCCCGGCGGCGTGCTGTTCGAGACCGGCGACGGCACGCTGACCCTGGTCACCACCGACCGCTACCGGCTCGCCGTGGCCACCGCCCCGGCCACGGTCGAGGGCCCCGCCGCCCGGCATTACCTGCCCGTCGCCTTCGCCGACGAGCTGCGTCAGTTCACTTCCGGTTCGCTGACCCTCGAGATCGATCCTTCTTGCGTACGGGCGGAGGGCACCGGCCCCGAGCTGCGCACCGAACCGCTGGAGGTGGAGTTCCCGGACTACCGCCGGCTGATCGCCCCGGACGGCACGGCGGCCCGCCGGCTCACCGTCGACCCGGACCGGCTGCGGGCGCTGGTCACCGGCGCCCCCGAGGTGCGGCGTGAGCACGAGGGCGCGGACTATCCGGTCACCATCCTCGCCGTGGCCCCGGGCGGCGAGCTGCGGCTGGCCGACGAGGGCGAGTGGACCGCCGGCGGCGACGCCCACGTCGCGGTGAACCGGGAGTTCCTGCTCCAGGCGGTGGACGCCGGGGGCCCCGGCCAGCTGCTGCTCGACCTGGACGGTCCGGTCCAGCCGCTGACCATCCGGAGCGCCGCGGACGATTCCCGTTTCTCCCTGCTCATGCCGGTCCGCGCCTGA